One part of the Ursus arctos isolate Adak ecotype North America unplaced genomic scaffold, UrsArc2.0 scaffold_16, whole genome shotgun sequence genome encodes these proteins:
- the GMEB2 gene encoding glucocorticoid modulatory element-binding protein 2 isoform X1, translated as MATPDVSVHMEEVVVVTTPDTAVDGSGVEEVKTVLVTTNLAPHGGELAEDSMETENAAAAAAAAFTASSQLKEAVLEVKVAEEEESLEAEIVYPITCGDSRANLIWRKFVCPGINVKCVQYDEHVISPKEFVHLAGKSTLKDWKRAIRMNGIMLRKIMDSGELDFYQHDKVCSNTCRSTKIDLSGARVSLSSPTSAEYIPLTPATADVNGSPATITIETCEDPGDWTTAIGDDTFSFWRGLKDAGLLDEVIQEFHQELMETMRGLQQRVQDPPLQLRDAVLLNNIVQNFGMLDLVKKVLASHKCQMDRSREQYARDLAALEQQCDEHRRRAKELKHKSQHLSNVLMTLTPVSLPPPTKRPRLARATSGPAAIASQVLTQSAQIALSPGVPVSQLTGVPLGKVVSTLPSPVLGKGPPQAAPASSPASPLLGGYTVLASSGATFPSTVEIHPDASSLTVLSTAAMQDGSTVVKVVSPLQLLTLPGLGPTLQNVAQVSPGGSTIVTVPTGAVESAVAASGPEEHTATIEVAAMAEGHEHK; from the exons ATGGCAACCCCGGATGTGAGTGTCCACatggaggaggtggtggtggtcaCAACGCCGGACACCGCAGTGGACGGGAGCGGCGTGGAGGAGGTGAAGACTGTGTTGGTGACGACCAACCTGGCTCCTCACGG GGGCGAGCTAGCGGAGGACAGCATGGAGACGGAGAACGCGGCAGCGGCCGCGGCGGCTGCATTCACAGCGTCCTCGCAGCTCAAGGAGGCCGTGTTAG AAGTGAAGGTGGCTGAAGAAGAGGAGAGCCTGGAGGCTGAAATCGTGTACCCCATTACCTGCGGAGACAGCAGAGCCAACCTGATTTGGAGGAAGTTTGTGTGCCCGGGCATCAATGTGAAGTGTGTTCAG TACGATGAGCATGTGATCAGCCCGAAGGAGTTTGTGCACCTGGCCGGCAAGTCCACCCtgaaggactggaagagggccaTCCGCATGAATGGCATCATGCTCAG GAAGATCATGGACTCTGGGGAGCTGGACTTCTATCAGCACGACAAGGTCTGCTCCAACACCTGCCGTAGCACCAAGATCGACCTTTCGGGCGCCCGCGTGTCCCTGAGCAGCCCCACCTCGGCTGAGTACATCCCGCTCACGCCTGCCACGGCCGACG TGAACGGGTCTCCTGCTACCATCACCATAGAGACCTGTGAGGATCCCGGTGACTGGACCACGGCCATCGGAG ATGACACGTTTTCCTTCTGGCGAGGGCTCAAGGACGCGGGTCTGCTGGACGAGGTCATACAGGAGTTCCACCAGGAGCTAATGGAGACCATGAGAGGCCTGCAGCAGCGGGTCCAGGACCCCCCCCTGCAGCTCCGAG ACGCCGTCCTCCTCAACAACATCGTGCAGAACTTCGGCATGCTGGACCTGGTGAAGAAGGTGCTGGCCAGCCACAAGTGCCAGATGGACCGCTCGCGGGAGCAGTACGCCAGGGACCTGGCGG CCCTGGAGCAGCAGTGTGACGAGCACCGCCGTCGGGCCAAGGAACTCAAGCACAAATCTCAGCATCTCAGCAACGTACTCATGACGCTGACCCCTGTCTCCTTGCCGCCCCCCACGAAGCGGCCCCGGCTGGCGAGGGCCACGTCCGGGCCGGCTGCCATTGCCTCTCAGGTGCTCACCCAGTCCGCCCAGATCGCCCTCAGCCCCGGCGTGCCTGTCTCCCAGCTGACCGGCGTGCCACTCGGCAAAGTGGTGTCCACCCTGCCCTCCCCCGTGCTGGGCAAGGGCCCCCCCCAGGCTGCTCCTGCCAGCTCCCCCGCCTCGCCACTGCTAGGGGGCTACACGGTGCTGGCCTCGTCGGGCGCCACCTTCCCGAGCACAGTGGAGATCCACCCGGACGCGTCCAGCCTCACGGTCCTGAGCACGGCCGCCATGCAGGACGGCAGCACCGTGGTCAAGGTGGTGAGCCCCCTGCAGCTCCTCACCTTGCCgggcctgggccccaccctgcaGAACGTGGCCCAGGTGTCACCTGGGGGCAGCACCATCGTGACAGTGCCCACGGGGGCTGTCGAGAGTGCCGTGGCCGCCTCGGGGCCCGAGGAGCACACGGCCACCATCGAGGTGGCTGCCATGGCGGAGGGCCACGAGCACAAGTAG
- the GMEB2 gene encoding glucocorticoid modulatory element-binding protein 2 isoform X2 yields MATPDVSVHMEEVVVVTTPDTAVDGSGVEEVKTVLVTTNLAPHGGELAEDSMETENAAAAAAAAFTASSQLKEAVLVKVAEEEESLEAEIVYPITCGDSRANLIWRKFVCPGINVKCVQYDEHVISPKEFVHLAGKSTLKDWKRAIRMNGIMLRKIMDSGELDFYQHDKVCSNTCRSTKIDLSGARVSLSSPTSAEYIPLTPATADVNGSPATITIETCEDPGDWTTAIGDDTFSFWRGLKDAGLLDEVIQEFHQELMETMRGLQQRVQDPPLQLRDAVLLNNIVQNFGMLDLVKKVLASHKCQMDRSREQYARDLAALEQQCDEHRRRAKELKHKSQHLSNVLMTLTPVSLPPPTKRPRLARATSGPAAIASQVLTQSAQIALSPGVPVSQLTGVPLGKVVSTLPSPVLGKGPPQAAPASSPASPLLGGYTVLASSGATFPSTVEIHPDASSLTVLSTAAMQDGSTVVKVVSPLQLLTLPGLGPTLQNVAQVSPGGSTIVTVPTGAVESAVAASGPEEHTATIEVAAMAEGHEHK; encoded by the exons ATGGCAACCCCGGATGTGAGTGTCCACatggaggaggtggtggtggtcaCAACGCCGGACACCGCAGTGGACGGGAGCGGCGTGGAGGAGGTGAAGACTGTGTTGGTGACGACCAACCTGGCTCCTCACGG GGGCGAGCTAGCGGAGGACAGCATGGAGACGGAGAACGCGGCAGCGGCCGCGGCGGCTGCATTCACAGCGTCCTCGCAGCTCAAGGAGGCCGTGTTAG TGAAGGTGGCTGAAGAAGAGGAGAGCCTGGAGGCTGAAATCGTGTACCCCATTACCTGCGGAGACAGCAGAGCCAACCTGATTTGGAGGAAGTTTGTGTGCCCGGGCATCAATGTGAAGTGTGTTCAG TACGATGAGCATGTGATCAGCCCGAAGGAGTTTGTGCACCTGGCCGGCAAGTCCACCCtgaaggactggaagagggccaTCCGCATGAATGGCATCATGCTCAG GAAGATCATGGACTCTGGGGAGCTGGACTTCTATCAGCACGACAAGGTCTGCTCCAACACCTGCCGTAGCACCAAGATCGACCTTTCGGGCGCCCGCGTGTCCCTGAGCAGCCCCACCTCGGCTGAGTACATCCCGCTCACGCCTGCCACGGCCGACG TGAACGGGTCTCCTGCTACCATCACCATAGAGACCTGTGAGGATCCCGGTGACTGGACCACGGCCATCGGAG ATGACACGTTTTCCTTCTGGCGAGGGCTCAAGGACGCGGGTCTGCTGGACGAGGTCATACAGGAGTTCCACCAGGAGCTAATGGAGACCATGAGAGGCCTGCAGCAGCGGGTCCAGGACCCCCCCCTGCAGCTCCGAG ACGCCGTCCTCCTCAACAACATCGTGCAGAACTTCGGCATGCTGGACCTGGTGAAGAAGGTGCTGGCCAGCCACAAGTGCCAGATGGACCGCTCGCGGGAGCAGTACGCCAGGGACCTGGCGG CCCTGGAGCAGCAGTGTGACGAGCACCGCCGTCGGGCCAAGGAACTCAAGCACAAATCTCAGCATCTCAGCAACGTACTCATGACGCTGACCCCTGTCTCCTTGCCGCCCCCCACGAAGCGGCCCCGGCTGGCGAGGGCCACGTCCGGGCCGGCTGCCATTGCCTCTCAGGTGCTCACCCAGTCCGCCCAGATCGCCCTCAGCCCCGGCGTGCCTGTCTCCCAGCTGACCGGCGTGCCACTCGGCAAAGTGGTGTCCACCCTGCCCTCCCCCGTGCTGGGCAAGGGCCCCCCCCAGGCTGCTCCTGCCAGCTCCCCCGCCTCGCCACTGCTAGGGGGCTACACGGTGCTGGCCTCGTCGGGCGCCACCTTCCCGAGCACAGTGGAGATCCACCCGGACGCGTCCAGCCTCACGGTCCTGAGCACGGCCGCCATGCAGGACGGCAGCACCGTGGTCAAGGTGGTGAGCCCCCTGCAGCTCCTCACCTTGCCgggcctgggccccaccctgcaGAACGTGGCCCAGGTGTCACCTGGGGGCAGCACCATCGTGACAGTGCCCACGGGGGCTGTCGAGAGTGCCGTGGCCGCCTCGGGGCCCGAGGAGCACACGGCCACCATCGAGGTGGCTGCCATGGCGGAGGGCCACGAGCACAAGTAG